One genomic region from Enterobacter hormaechei ATCC 49162 encodes:
- a CDS encoding MFS transporter, whose protein sequence is MQKNVSDGLPLPQRYGAIATIVIGISMAVLDGAIANVALPTIAKDLNASPASSIWIVNAYQIAIVISLLSLSFLGDMFGYRRVYQCGLVVFTLTSLFCALSDSLHTLTLARIAQGFGGAALMSVNTALIRLIYPHRHLGRGMGINSFIVAVSSAAGPTIAAAILSVASWQLLFAINVPLGVVAIFFALRYLPENGPKSAMPRFDLPSAVMNALTFGLLITALSGFAQGQSLTLIAAEIVAMLTIGFFFVWRQLALPVPLLPVDLLRIPLFSLSICTSICSFCAQMLALVALPFFLQSVLGRSEVETGLLLTPWPLATMVMAPLAGYLIERVHAGLLGAIGLVVMAVGLFALALLPSSPGDLDIIWRMILCGAGFGLFQSPNNHTIITSAPRHRSGGASGMLGTARLLGQSTGAAMVALMFNLAGQNATHVALVTAGTLATLAAIISGLRVTQPKAQA, encoded by the coding sequence ATGCAAAAAAACGTTTCTGATGGCCTGCCCTTACCGCAGCGGTATGGGGCAATTGCCACTATTGTCATCGGTATTTCGATGGCTGTCCTTGACGGTGCGATTGCCAACGTGGCGCTTCCTACCATTGCCAAAGACCTTAATGCTTCTCCCGCAAGCTCCATCTGGATTGTTAATGCGTATCAGATAGCGATTGTGATTTCCCTTTTGTCACTCTCATTCCTGGGCGATATGTTTGGTTATCGCCGGGTTTACCAGTGCGGGCTGGTGGTCTTTACCCTCACCTCGCTCTTCTGTGCTCTTTCCGATTCTCTGCACACCCTTACGCTTGCGCGTATCGCACAGGGCTTTGGCGGCGCGGCGCTGATGAGCGTGAATACGGCCCTGATACGACTCATCTATCCTCATCGCCATCTTGGGCGCGGCATGGGCATTAACTCCTTTATTGTTGCCGTGTCGTCTGCCGCCGGGCCGACGATTGCCGCCGCCATTCTGTCCGTTGCCTCGTGGCAGTTGCTGTTTGCCATTAACGTGCCGCTGGGCGTTGTGGCGATCTTCTTCGCCCTGCGCTATTTGCCGGAAAATGGCCCGAAAAGCGCTATGCCGCGTTTTGATCTGCCCAGCGCGGTGATGAACGCGCTGACGTTCGGCCTGCTGATTACCGCGCTCAGCGGCTTTGCTCAGGGGCAGTCTCTGACGCTGATCGCCGCAGAAATCGTTGCCATGCTCACCATCGGCTTTTTCTTCGTGTGGCGTCAGTTGGCCCTGCCTGTGCCATTATTACCTGTCGATTTACTGCGTATTCCGCTGTTTTCGCTCTCCATTTGTACCTCCATTTGTTCGTTCTGCGCCCAGATGCTGGCGCTGGTTGCGCTGCCGTTCTTTTTACAGAGCGTGCTTGGTCGTTCGGAAGTGGAAACAGGCTTGCTGCTCACCCCCTGGCCTCTGGCAACCATGGTGATGGCTCCGCTGGCGGGTTACCTTATTGAGCGAGTTCATGCCGGACTGCTGGGGGCGATTGGGCTGGTCGTCATGGCGGTGGGACTGTTTGCGCTGGCGCTCCTGCCCTCCTCACCGGGAGATCTGGATATTATCTGGCGCATGATCCTCTGCGGGGCCGGTTTTGGACTGTTCCAGTCTCCCAATAACCATACGATCATCACCTCGGCCCCACGTCATCGCAGCGGTGGCGCCAGCGGGATGCTGGGTACGGCAAGATTGTTAGGGCAAAGCACCGGGGCCGCGATGGTGGCGTTGATGTTTAACCTTGCCGGGCAGAATGCGACACACGTTGCGCTGGTTACCGCTGGGACACTGGCGACACTCGCGGCGATCATCAGCGGCCTTCGTGTCACCCAGCCAAAGGCGCAGGCATAA
- the htpX gene encoding protease HtpX codes for MMRIALFLLTNLAVMVVFGLVLSLTGIQSSSVQGLLIMALLFGFGGSFISLLMSKWMALKSVGGEVIEQPRNDMEQWLMSTVAQQSKQAGIAMPQVAIYHAPDINAFATGARRDASLVAVSTGLLQNMSRDEAEAVIAHEISHIANGDMVTMTLIQGVVNTFVIFISRILAQIAAGFMGGNRDEGEESNGNPLIYFAVSMVLELVFGILASIITMWFSRHREFHADAGSAKLVGREKMIAALQRLKTSYEPQEANSMMAFCINGKSKSLSELFMSHPPLDKRIEALRSGEYLK; via the coding sequence ATGATGCGAATCGCGCTCTTCCTGCTCACCAACCTGGCGGTCATGGTGGTATTCGGGCTGGTGCTAAGCCTGACGGGAATTCAGTCGAGCAGCGTTCAGGGTCTGTTGATTATGGCGCTGCTGTTTGGTTTCGGTGGCTCTTTCATTTCACTGCTGATGTCAAAGTGGATGGCACTGAAATCCGTTGGCGGTGAAGTTATTGAGCAACCGCGTAACGATATGGAACAGTGGCTGATGAGCACCGTTGCTCAGCAGTCAAAACAGGCGGGCATTGCCATGCCGCAGGTAGCCATCTACCACGCGCCGGATATCAACGCATTTGCTACCGGTGCGCGTCGTGACGCGTCCCTGGTGGCCGTCAGTACCGGTCTGCTGCAAAACATGAGCCGTGACGAAGCGGAAGCGGTTATTGCTCACGAGATCAGCCACATCGCCAACGGCGATATGGTCACCATGACCCTGATCCAGGGTGTGGTGAACACCTTCGTTATCTTTATTTCCCGTATTCTGGCGCAAATTGCTGCCGGGTTTATGGGAGGCAACCGCGATGAGGGTGAAGAGAGCAACGGCAACCCGCTGATCTATTTTGCTGTTTCGATGGTGCTGGAGCTGGTGTTTGGTATCCTGGCAAGCATCATTACCATGTGGTTCTCCCGTCACCGTGAGTTCCACGCGGATGCCGGTTCAGCGAAGCTGGTGGGCCGTGAGAAGATGATTGCCGCGCTGCAACGTCTGAAAACCAGCTACGAGCCGCAGGAAGCGAACAGCATGATGGCCTTCTGCATCAACGGTAAATCAAAATCGCTGAGCGAACTGTTCATGTCTCACCCGCCGCTGGATAAACGTATTGAAGCGCTGCGTAGCGGCGAATACCTGAAGTAA
- the rlmA gene encoding 23S rRNA (guanine(745)-N(1))-methyltransferase: MSFSCPLCHAPLTRAEKTFICPQGHQFDRAKEGYVNLLPVQHKRSRDPGDSAEMMQARRAFLDAGHYQPLRDAVVALLRGSLTEGASAMLDIGCGEGYYTATFADVAAEKGAETYGLDVSKVAIRAAAKRYSAVTFCVASSHRLPFEEASMDAVVRIYAPCKAEELARVVKPGGWVITVTPGPRHLLELKGLIYDEVHLHAPHSEQLAGFALKQAQSVAYDMTLQGSEAVALLQMTPFAWRAKPEVWETLAAQTEFCCQTDFSIHCWQREG; the protein is encoded by the coding sequence ATGTCTTTCAGTTGTCCCCTTTGCCACGCGCCGCTGACGCGCGCGGAGAAAACGTTTATCTGTCCACAGGGACATCAGTTTGACCGGGCGAAAGAAGGCTATGTGAATCTTCTGCCTGTACAGCACAAGCGTTCCCGGGATCCGGGTGACAGCGCAGAGATGATGCAGGCGCGCCGGGCGTTTCTTGATGCCGGGCACTATCAACCGCTCAGGGATGCGGTTGTCGCCTTACTCCGTGGATCTCTGACAGAAGGCGCATCCGCTATGCTGGATATCGGCTGCGGTGAAGGCTATTACACTGCCACGTTTGCTGACGTGGCGGCTGAGAAGGGCGCTGAAACTTACGGGCTGGACGTCTCGAAGGTGGCTATCCGTGCGGCAGCCAAACGCTACTCAGCGGTAACGTTCTGCGTGGCCTCCAGCCACCGCCTGCCGTTTGAGGAGGCGAGTATGGACGCCGTGGTGCGTATCTATGCGCCGTGCAAGGCAGAGGAGCTGGCGCGCGTCGTTAAGCCCGGCGGGTGGGTTATCACCGTCACGCCCGGGCCACGTCACCTGCTGGAGCTGAAAGGGCTGATCTATGATGAAGTCCACCTGCATGCGCCTCACTCTGAACAACTGGCGGGCTTTGCGTTAAAGCAGGCGCAGTCGGTGGCGTATGACATGACGTTACAAGGAAGCGAAGCGGTGGCGTTACTGCAAATGACGCCCTTTGCATGGAGGGCAAAACCAGAGGTGTGGGAAACGCTGGCAGCACAGACTGAATTTTGCTGCCAGACGGATTTCAGCATCCATTGCTGGCAGCGCGAAGGTTAA
- a CDS encoding YobH family protein, producing MRLLIRTVIVLAIVWIGLLLSGYGVLMGSKENAAGLGIQCKYLTAQGVSTAQYIHSDSGVIGLTNCPVLRKSSVVVDNG from the coding sequence ATGCGTTTACTTATTCGTACGGTAATTGTACTGGCCATTGTGTGGATCGGCCTGTTATTAAGTGGGTATGGCGTACTTATGGGGAGCAAAGAAAATGCCGCGGGTCTGGGTATCCAGTGTAAATATCTCACCGCCCAGGGGGTAAGCACGGCACAGTACATCCATTCAGACAGCGGGGTCATCGGGTTAACCAACTGTCCTGTGCTGCGAAAATCATCTGTTGTGGTTGATAACGGCTAA
- the cspE gene encoding transcription antiterminator/RNA stability regulator CspE — protein MAKIKGQVKWFNESKGFGFITPADGSKDVFVHFSAIQGNGFKTLAEGQNVEFEIQDGQKGPAAVNVTAI, from the coding sequence ATGGCAAAGATTAAAGGTCAAGTTAAGTGGTTCAACGAGTCTAAAGGTTTTGGTTTCATTACTCCTGCTGACGGCAGCAAAGACGTGTTCGTACACTTCTCTGCAATCCAGGGTAACGGCTTCAAAACTCTGGCTGAAGGCCAGAACGTTGAGTTCGAAATTCAGGATGGCCAGAAAGGCCCAGCTGCGGTTAACGTAACTGCTATCTGA
- the mgrB gene encoding PhoP/PhoQ regulator MgrB, whose translation MKKIRWVILIIVLIACVVLWTQTINVMCDQDVQFFSGICSINKFIPW comes from the coding sequence GTGAAAAAAATACGCTGGGTAATTCTGATTATCGTGTTGATAGCATGCGTGGTGCTGTGGACGCAGACTATCAATGTGATGTGCGATCAGGATGTACAGTTCTTTAGCGGCATTTGTTCAATCAATAAATTTATCCCCTGGTAG
- the prc gene encoding carboxy terminal-processing peptidase: MNTFFKLTALAGLFAITGHAFAVDDITRVDQIPVLKEETQHATVSERVTSRFTRSHYRQFDLDQAFSAKIFDRYLNLLDYSHNVLLASDVEQFAKRKSDVGDELRSGKLDLFYDLYNLSQKRRFERYQYALKVLERPMDFTGNDTFNLDRSKSPWPKDEAELNALWDGKVKYDELSLKLTGKDEKEIRETLNRRYKFAIRRLAQTNSEDVFSLAMTAFAHEIDPHTNYLSPRNTEQFNTEMSLSLEGIGAVLQMDDDYTVINSMVAGGPASKSKAISVGDRIVGVGQTGKSMVDVIGWRLDDVVALIKGPKGSKVRLEILPAGKGTKTRIVTLTRERIRLEDRAVKMSVKTVGKEKVGVLDIPGFYVGLTDDVKVQLQKLEKQNVSSVIIDLRSNGGGALTEAVSLSGLFIPSGPVVQVRDNNGKVREDADTDGVVYYKGPLVVLVDRFSASASEIFAAAMQDYGRALIVGEPTFGKGTVQQYRSLNRIYDQMLRPEWPALGSVQYTIQKFYRVNGGSTQRKGVTPDILMPTGTEETETGEKFEDNALPWDSIDAATFVKSGDMKQFGPELLKNHNDRIGKDPEFQYIMKDIARFNALKAKRNIVSLNYAQREKENNEDDATRLARINDRFKREGKPLLKKLDDLPKDYQEPDPYLDETVHIALDLAKLEKEKPAVQPAPAK; the protein is encoded by the coding sequence ATGAACACTTTTTTTAAGCTCACCGCGCTGGCTGGCCTGTTTGCTATAACAGGCCACGCTTTCGCTGTGGACGATATTACGCGTGTAGATCAAATTCCGGTTCTCAAGGAAGAGACTCAGCACGCGACGGTGAGTGAGCGCGTGACGTCGCGCTTTACTCGTTCGCACTATCGTCAGTTCGATCTCGATCAGGCCTTTTCGGCCAAAATCTTTGACCGTTATCTGAACTTGCTGGATTACAGCCATAACGTACTGCTGGCCAGCGATGTCGAACAGTTCGCTAAACGCAAATCCGACGTGGGTGATGAGCTGCGCTCCGGAAAGCTGGATCTGTTCTACGATCTGTACAATTTATCGCAAAAGCGCCGTTTTGAACGTTATCAATACGCGCTGAAGGTGCTGGAACGTCCGATGGACTTCACCGGCAACGACACCTTTAATCTGGACCGCAGCAAATCGCCATGGCCGAAAGACGAGGCTGAACTGAATGCGCTGTGGGACGGAAAAGTCAAATATGACGAACTGAGCCTCAAGCTCACGGGCAAAGACGAAAAAGAGATTCGTGAGACGTTAAACCGTCGCTACAAATTCGCTATTCGTCGTCTGGCGCAGACCAACAGTGAAGATGTTTTCTCACTGGCGATGACCGCGTTTGCGCATGAAATTGATCCGCACACCAATTATCTCTCTCCACGCAACACCGAACAGTTCAATACCGAAATGAGCCTGTCTCTGGAAGGCATTGGTGCGGTGCTTCAGATGGACGATGACTACACCGTGATCAACTCCATGGTGGCCGGTGGCCCTGCGTCGAAAAGCAAAGCGATCAGCGTAGGCGACCGTATTGTCGGTGTCGGTCAAACCGGAAAGAGCATGGTGGACGTGATTGGCTGGCGTCTTGATGACGTTGTTGCGCTGATCAAAGGGCCGAAGGGCAGCAAAGTTCGCCTGGAGATCCTGCCAGCCGGTAAGGGGACCAAAACCCGTATCGTTACTCTGACCCGTGAGCGTATCCGTCTGGAAGATCGCGCGGTGAAAATGTCGGTGAAAACCGTGGGTAAAGAGAAGGTTGGCGTTCTGGATATCCCAGGCTTCTACGTTGGCCTGACCGACGATGTGAAAGTGCAGCTCCAGAAGCTTGAGAAGCAGAATGTCAGCAGCGTGATCATTGACCTGCGCAGCAACGGCGGCGGGGCATTGACCGAGGCCGTCTCGCTTTCCGGGCTGTTTATCCCGTCTGGCCCGGTGGTACAGGTGCGTGATAACAACGGTAAAGTGCGTGAAGATGCCGATACCGATGGCGTGGTTTACTATAAAGGTCCGCTGGTGGTGCTGGTCGATCGCTTCAGTGCCTCTGCATCGGAAATCTTCGCTGCTGCCATGCAGGATTATGGCCGTGCGTTAATCGTCGGCGAACCGACGTTTGGCAAGGGCACCGTGCAGCAGTACCGCTCTCTGAACCGTATTTACGACCAGATGCTGCGCCCTGAATGGCCAGCGCTGGGTTCAGTACAGTACACCATTCAGAAGTTTTACCGCGTCAACGGCGGCAGTACCCAGCGCAAAGGCGTTACGCCGGATATCCTGATGCCGACAGGTACTGAAGAGACGGAAACGGGCGAGAAGTTTGAAGATAACGCGCTGCCGTGGGATAGCATTGATGCCGCGACATTCGTGAAATCGGGTGATATGAAACAGTTCGGACCGGAACTGCTGAAAAATCACAACGATCGCATCGGGAAGGATCCGGAATTCCAGTACATCATGAAGGACATCGCACGTTTCAACGCGCTTAAAGCGAAACGGAACATTGTCTCTCTGAACTACGCCCAGCGTGAAAAAGAGAACAATGAAGATGACGCAACACGTCTGGCGCGTATCAACGATCGCTTCAAACGTGAAGGCAAGCCTCTGCTCAAAAAACTGGACGATCTGCCGAAGGATTACCAGGAGCCCGATCCGTATCTGGACGAGACGGTGCATATCGCGCTTGATCTCGCGAAGCTGGAGAAAGAGAAGCCAGCCGTGCAACCTGCTCCGGCAAAATAA
- a CDS encoding DUF986 family protein → MTVTDTVLVLFIVALLAYAIYDEFIMPRRHGETLLTLPLLRRGRVDAFIFAGLVVILIYNNVTSHGAILTTWLLCALALMAIYLFWIRAPKLIFKKHGFFFANVWIEYNRIKEMNLSEDGVLVMQLEQRRLLIRVKNIDDLEKIYKLLLKTQ, encoded by the coding sequence ATGACTGTCACGGACACCGTACTGGTTTTATTTATTGTTGCCCTACTGGCTTACGCGATCTATGACGAGTTCATTATGCCTCGCCGCCACGGCGAGACGCTGCTGACCCTTCCCCTTTTACGCCGTGGACGCGTTGATGCGTTTATCTTCGCGGGTCTGGTAGTCATCCTGATTTACAATAACGTGACCAGCCACGGTGCAATATTAACCACATGGTTATTATGTGCGCTGGCATTAATGGCCATTTACCTGTTCTGGATCCGCGCGCCTAAACTCATTTTTAAAAAACACGGATTTTTCTTCGCCAATGTCTGGATAGAATATAACCGTATTAAAGAGATGAATTTATCTGAAGACGGGGTACTGGTGATGCAATTAGAACAACGCCGCCTGCTCATCCGGGTTAAAAATATTGATGACCTGGAAAAGATCTACAAATTACTCCTTAAAACTCAATGA
- the mntP gene encoding manganese efflux pump MntP, giving the protein MNISATILLAFGMSMDAFAASIGKGATLHKPKFSEALRTGLIFGAIETLTPLIGWGLGMLASQFVLEWNHWIAFVLLVFLGGRMVIEGFRGNSDEDDAPLQRHGFWLLVTTAIATSLDAMAVGVGLAFLQVNIIATALAIGCATLIMSTLGMMVGRFIGPLLGKRAEILGGIVLIGIGAQILWAHFAG; this is encoded by the coding sequence ATGAATATCTCCGCTACAATCCTTCTGGCTTTTGGCATGTCCATGGACGCGTTTGCCGCCTCTATCGGTAAAGGTGCTACCCTCCATAAACCTAAATTTTCCGAAGCCCTGCGTACCGGTCTCATCTTTGGCGCTATCGAAACGCTGACGCCGCTTATCGGCTGGGGTCTGGGAATGCTCGCCAGCCAGTTCGTGCTGGAGTGGAACCACTGGATTGCCTTCGTGCTGCTGGTGTTCCTCGGCGGACGCATGGTGATTGAAGGGTTTCGTGGCAACAGCGATGAAGATGACGCGCCGCTGCAACGTCACGGCTTCTGGCTTCTGGTGACAACCGCCATCGCAACCAGCCTGGACGCAATGGCCGTGGGTGTTGGTCTGGCGTTTTTGCAGGTCAATATTATCGCCACCGCGCTGGCGATTGGCTGCGCCACGCTGATCATGTCAACGCTGGGGATGATGGTGGGTCGCTTCATTGGCCCGCTGTTGGGTAAACGTGCCGAAATACTGGGCGGTATCGTACTGATCGGGATTGGTGCCCAAATCCTTTGGGCACACTTCGCGGGTTAA
- a CDS encoding YebO family protein: MGELLNSGLLSIASLVMSLVVLVVGLVLWFFVNRASSRTNEQVELLEALLDQQKRQNALLRRLCEANEPEAKEVAKDAVAQQDEEDFIRLVAER; the protein is encoded by the coding sequence ATGGGTGAGTTACTGAATTCGGGGCTGCTGAGCATTGCATCCCTGGTCATGTCTTTGGTGGTGCTGGTCGTTGGGCTGGTGCTGTGGTTCTTTGTTAACCGCGCCAGCTCCCGCACCAACGAGCAGGTTGAGCTGCTGGAAGCATTGCTCGATCAGCAGAAACGGCAGAATGCGTTGCTGCGTCGTTTGTGTGAAGCCAACGAGCCGGAAGCGAAAGAGGTAGCGAAGGACGCCGTTGCTCAACAAGACGAGGAAGACTTCATTCGCCTGGTAGCCGAACGATAG
- a CDS encoding PTS mannose transporter subunit IID → MVDMTKTTTEKKLTPGDIRGVFIRSNLFQGSWNFERMQALGFCFSMVPAIKRLYPENNEARRQAIKRHLEFFNTHPYVAAPVLGVTLAMEEQRANGAEIDDGAINGIKVGLMGPLAGVGDPIFWGTVRPVFAALGAGIAMSGSLLGPLLFFILFNAVRLLTRYYGVAYGYRKGVDIVKDMGGGFLQKLTEGASILGLFVMGALVNKWTHVNIPLVVSTITGQDGQTRVTTVQTILDQLMPGLVPLLLTFACMWLLRKKVNPLWIIVGFFVIGIAGYAVGLLGL, encoded by the coding sequence ATGGTTGATATGACTAAAACTACCACTGAGAAAAAACTCACTCCGGGTGATATTCGTGGCGTGTTCATCCGTTCTAACCTGTTTCAGGGTTCATGGAACTTCGAACGTATGCAGGCGCTCGGCTTCTGCTTCTCCATGGTACCGGCCATCAAACGCCTGTATCCGGAAAACAACGAAGCACGCCGTCAGGCAATTAAGCGTCACCTGGAATTCTTCAACACCCATCCTTATGTTGCAGCGCCTGTTCTGGGCGTGACGCTGGCGATGGAAGAGCAGCGTGCGAACGGGGCTGAGATCGACGATGGTGCTATCAACGGTATCAAAGTCGGTCTGATGGGGCCGCTGGCAGGCGTGGGCGACCCGATCTTCTGGGGTACGGTGCGTCCGGTCTTTGCGGCACTGGGCGCCGGGATCGCCATGAGCGGCAGCCTGCTCGGTCCCCTGCTGTTCTTCATTCTGTTCAACGCGGTGCGTCTGCTGACCCGTTACTACGGCGTGGCGTACGGTTACCGTAAAGGGGTGGATATCGTTAAGGATATGGGCGGCGGCTTCCTGCAAAAACTGACTGAGGGGGCGTCAATCCTCGGCCTGTTTGTAATGGGAGCCCTGGTGAACAAGTGGACGCACGTGAACATCCCGCTGGTGGTTTCGACGATCACCGGTCAGGATGGTCAGACCCGTGTCACCACCGTGCAGACTATTCTGGACCAGCTGATGCCGGGCCTGGTCCCGCTGCTGTTAACCTTCGCCTGTATGTGGCTGCTGCGTAAAAAAGTGAACCCGCTGTGGATCATCGTTGGCTTCTTCGTCATCGGTATCGCGGGCTACGCCGTCGGCCTGCTGGGTCTGTAA
- the kdgR gene encoding DNA-binding transcriptional regulator KdgR, with protein MAIADLDKQPDSVSSVLKVFGILQALGEEREIGITELSQRVMMSKSTVYRFLQTMKSLGYVAQEGESEKYSLTLKLFELGARALQNVDLIRSADIQMRELSRLTKETIHLGALDEDSIVYIHKIDSMYNLRMYSRIGRRNPLYSTAIGKVLLAWRDREEVKQILDGVEYKRSTDRTITSTDELLSVLDQVREQGYGEDNEEQEEGLRCIGVPVFDRFGVVIAGLSISFPTLRFSEERLHEYVAILHTAARKISEQMGYNDYPF; from the coding sequence ATGGCAATCGCAGATTTGGATAAGCAGCCAGATTCTGTTTCTTCCGTGCTGAAGGTGTTTGGCATCTTGCAGGCGCTCGGAGAAGAGCGTGAAATTGGTATTACAGAGTTGTCGCAGCGTGTGATGATGTCGAAAAGCACCGTTTATCGCTTTTTGCAGACGATGAAATCATTGGGTTATGTCGCGCAGGAAGGAGAATCAGAAAAATATTCTCTGACCCTGAAACTGTTTGAACTGGGTGCCCGCGCCTTGCAAAACGTGGATCTGATCCGCAGCGCTGACATTCAGATGCGCGAACTTTCGCGGCTGACGAAAGAGACCATTCACCTTGGCGCACTGGATGAAGACAGCATTGTTTACATCCACAAAATTGACTCCATGTACAACCTGCGCATGTATTCACGCATCGGTCGTCGTAACCCGCTGTACAGCACCGCAATTGGTAAAGTGCTGCTGGCCTGGCGCGATCGCGAAGAGGTGAAGCAAATCCTTGACGGTGTGGAATATAAACGCAGCACCGACCGCACGATTACGAGTACGGATGAACTGCTGAGCGTGCTGGATCAGGTGCGTGAGCAGGGTTATGGGGAAGATAACGAAGAGCAGGAAGAGGGGCTGCGTTGCATCGGTGTGCCGGTATTTGACCGCTTCGGCGTTGTCATTGCGGGCCTGAGCATTTCGTTCCCAACGCTGCGTTTCTCCGAAGAGCGTCTTCATGAATATGTGGCGATTCTGCATACCGCAGCGCGCAAAATTTCAGAGCAGATGGGCTATAACGACTATCCGTTCTGA
- the ftsI gene encoding peptidoglycan glycosyltransferase FtsI, which yields MKKNTITTNGNFTPARFALLCLAIFCSLAFLLGRVAWLQIIKPDNLVKQEDMRSLREVAIDAPRGMIVDREGRPLAVSVPVQAVWADPKTVLEKGGVGFDSRWQALANALHLSLSTLASRINSNPHGRFIYLARQVDPSQAKWIDKLRLPGINLRDESRRFYPAGHVAANLIGFTNIDGQGIEGVEKSFNTQLTGKAGVRLVRKDRYGHVVENLTEVAPVPAHNIQLSIDERLQTITEDALDNAVAWNKAESGASVLINIQTGEILAMASFPDFNPNNREGATLDDFRNRAISDTFEPGSTVKPLVLMTALQQGLVQPDSVIDTHPYTIDGHRIRDVGYYPELTMTGILQKSSDTGVSRLSLAMPVQRLLDTYKNFGFGESTGLGLTGESAGLLPQRKFWSQLDRATFAFGYGLMVTPLQLAHVYATIGSYGIERPLSITRIDPPVIGKRVMSEEIVHEVEHMMESVALPGGGGIKAAVRNYRVAIKTGTAKKIDEHGQYVDKYVAYTAGVAPASDPRFALVVVINDPQNGAYYGGAVSAPVFSEIMGNVLRLENVKPDGLPADSDHLIVMRHPAVYNPGE from the coding sequence GTGAAAAAAAATACAATAACGACCAACGGAAACTTTACTCCGGCACGTTTTGCACTGCTGTGTCTCGCCATCTTTTGTAGCCTTGCATTTCTGCTGGGCCGCGTGGCGTGGCTACAAATTATCAAACCGGATAATCTGGTAAAGCAGGAGGATATGCGTTCTCTGCGCGAAGTGGCGATAGACGCCCCGCGTGGGATGATTGTAGACCGTGAAGGGCGTCCCCTTGCGGTAAGCGTCCCTGTCCAGGCCGTCTGGGCCGATCCTAAAACAGTGCTGGAAAAAGGAGGGGTCGGTTTTGACTCGCGCTGGCAGGCTCTGGCAAATGCCTTACACCTTTCTCTGAGCACGCTCGCATCACGAATCAACAGCAACCCGCACGGGCGATTTATTTACCTTGCCCGTCAGGTTGATCCCTCCCAGGCAAAGTGGATCGATAAGCTGCGTCTTCCCGGCATCAATCTCCGCGATGAGTCCCGCCGTTTTTATCCTGCCGGACATGTGGCGGCTAACCTGATTGGCTTCACGAATATTGATGGTCAGGGCATTGAGGGCGTCGAGAAAAGCTTCAACACGCAGCTTACCGGCAAGGCAGGCGTGCGGCTGGTCAGGAAAGATCGCTACGGACACGTGGTTGAAAACCTCACGGAGGTGGCTCCCGTACCTGCACATAATATCCAGCTTAGTATCGATGAACGCCTGCAAACCATCACCGAAGACGCGCTGGATAACGCCGTGGCGTGGAACAAAGCCGAATCTGGTGCGTCGGTACTGATTAATATCCAGACGGGCGAAATACTGGCGATGGCGAGCTTCCCCGACTTCAACCCCAACAACCGGGAAGGGGCAACGCTGGATGATTTTCGCAATCGTGCGATCAGCGACACCTTTGAACCAGGCTCTACCGTTAAGCCTCTGGTGTTAATGACGGCGCTACAGCAGGGGCTGGTTCAGCCTGACAGCGTGATAGACACGCATCCCTACACCATTGATGGTCATCGTATTCGTGATGTGGGTTACTACCCCGAGCTGACGATGACCGGGATTTTGCAAAAATCCAGCGACACAGGCGTATCCCGTCTTTCGCTGGCGATGCCCGTGCAACGGTTACTGGATACCTATAAAAACTTTGGTTTTGGCGAGAGTACCGGGCTTGGTTTAACGGGAGAAAGCGCAGGTTTACTGCCGCAGCGAAAATTCTGGAGTCAGTTAGACCGGGCGACCTTTGCCTTTGGTTATGGCCTGATGGTCACCCCTCTCCAGTTGGCGCATGTGTATGCCACCATCGGCAGTTATGGTATTGAACGGCCTCTGTCCATCACCCGTATCGATCCGCCGGTGATTGGCAAGCGGGTGATGTCCGAGGAAATTGTTCACGAGGTGGAACACATGATGGAGAGCGTCGCGTTACCCGGCGGTGGGGGGATCAAAGCGGCGGTGCGTAACTATCGCGTGGCGATAAAAACCGGGACGGCCAAAAAAATCGATGAGCATGGGCAGTATGTGGATAAATACGTCGCCTATACCGCAGGCGTTGCGCCTGCCAGCGATCCCCGATTTGCGCTGGTGGTGGTGATTAACGATCCGCAAAACGGCGCCTATTACGGCGGGGCCGTTTCCGCACCCGTATTCAGCGAAATTATGGGCAACGTTCTGCGCCTGGAAAACGTGAAGCCAGACGGGCTGCCGGCAGATTCTGACCATCTGATCGTGATGCGCCACCCAGCCGTTTATAACCCTGGCGAATAG